The proteins below come from a single Caulobacter segnis ATCC 21756 genomic window:
- a CDS encoding ATP-binding protein, whose translation MKHDPAFEIAAGRRDEIVEFGPFHLHKLHRKLRCGPEEVHIGGRGMDVLVALAERQGQVVPKQELMRAAWPHTFVHEANLKVTIAYLRRALRRHAPAGEFINTVVGRGYWLSADGPPGEDRSVGDAALAATPLPQLHDVIGREAEIARVKGLLEASRLVSVVGAGGIGKTTLAAAVAHDLAAEPGRAVAFVDLSRVIREEFVADALATALGVSSGGASLQGLCSILARQRMLLVLDTCEHVLSAVSHICEVLLARTAHLRILTTSREVLHARAEQVLWLTALAVPPDDQFDKIGPLLSYAAPRLLVRRAYEERSHSPHDADARALVQICREVDGSPLAIELVAARVAARGAATALAELKDNLLVLRRRPGAEPRRHRTLLDTLKWSYSLLTPQEASALRACSVFAGVFGHEAVLELAESVALSPIEIIDALTGLRSKSMVAMEHREGGLAYRLLDSTRAFAAALLERRDEAASAYSAHARWVLKMLGQAAADQPAMSPRLWRAVYANLIYDMRKALDWTLHRSADRLLGVQLVAAGLPLCHDLSLSSEIRANCELALSELRRMGVREPSLELRLVVGLASVSTYLATDPNQASALFQKATELAHATGDPRAECRALGAFATYELMRGRVDNVAGALMAMRPAAARANQPAALWEEEQLRAQYEIRICDFEAAHARVQRLFREMQGEAQRAVPSFQIHQKMNVQVQLAALNWLIGRSRDAIGVAEMAAVDAQQVQHGLTLVHCLAQGVVWTLIQAGEYEAVLPHIETLRSAVYRHGIAAWVPVADTYSAVIAAYLGQKPDPARLRSAFYGVRAGVAQIRHDARFTLIADAMIANGQADDAAEVLQHVFDTSAEPWGKCELLRLKAAVEQMNGRAGHARDLLFSAVEAARASGSIAWTLRAVSDLTSLSQGMEWGRESLSDLTAICESFAGEYETRDLRRARRFLTELS comes from the coding sequence TTGAAACACGATCCAGCCTTCGAGATAGCTGCGGGCCGACGAGACGAGATTGTCGAGTTCGGCCCCTTTCATCTCCACAAGCTGCACCGCAAACTGCGGTGCGGACCTGAGGAGGTTCACATCGGCGGCCGCGGGATGGATGTCCTTGTGGCGCTCGCCGAACGGCAGGGCCAGGTCGTTCCCAAGCAGGAGCTTATGCGGGCGGCCTGGCCGCACACCTTCGTTCACGAAGCCAATCTGAAGGTGACGATCGCATACCTCCGCCGCGCGCTGCGTCGCCACGCGCCCGCGGGCGAATTCATCAATACGGTCGTAGGGCGAGGTTACTGGCTCAGCGCCGATGGTCCGCCCGGCGAGGACCGTTCGGTCGGGGATGCCGCACTTGCCGCCACGCCGCTCCCGCAGCTCCACGACGTCATCGGACGCGAAGCCGAGATCGCCCGCGTCAAAGGCCTGCTCGAGGCGAGCCGCCTGGTGTCGGTCGTGGGCGCCGGCGGGATCGGCAAGACGACCCTGGCGGCGGCGGTCGCACACGATCTGGCGGCGGAGCCCGGCCGGGCGGTCGCGTTTGTCGACCTCTCGCGGGTGATCCGCGAGGAATTCGTCGCCGACGCGCTGGCCACGGCGCTTGGCGTGAGTTCGGGCGGCGCCAGTCTTCAAGGTCTGTGCTCGATCCTGGCGCGTCAGAGGATGCTGCTCGTGCTGGATACCTGCGAGCACGTGCTCAGCGCCGTCTCGCACATCTGCGAGGTTCTGCTCGCGCGAACCGCGCATCTGCGGATCCTGACGACAAGTCGCGAGGTGCTGCACGCTCGTGCCGAGCAGGTGCTGTGGCTGACCGCTCTGGCTGTCCCCCCTGACGACCAATTCGACAAGATCGGACCCTTGCTGAGCTACGCCGCACCGCGGCTCTTGGTTCGACGGGCTTATGAGGAACGCAGCCATTCTCCTCACGACGCCGACGCGCGGGCGCTTGTCCAAATATGCCGCGAGGTGGACGGCTCGCCGCTGGCGATCGAGCTTGTCGCCGCGCGTGTCGCCGCACGCGGCGCTGCAACGGCTTTGGCTGAACTCAAGGACAACCTGTTGGTCTTGCGGCGGCGCCCCGGCGCGGAGCCGCGCCGCCATCGGACGCTACTGGACACCCTGAAATGGAGCTACTCCCTGCTCACGCCGCAGGAGGCCTCGGCGCTGCGGGCATGCTCGGTCTTCGCCGGTGTGTTTGGGCACGAGGCCGTCCTGGAGCTGGCCGAGAGCGTCGCGCTTTCGCCGATCGAAATAATCGACGCACTGACTGGCCTCAGGTCGAAGTCGATGGTCGCCATGGAGCACCGCGAAGGCGGATTGGCCTATCGTCTGCTCGACAGCACGCGCGCATTCGCCGCGGCTCTGCTCGAGCGCCGTGACGAGGCGGCATCTGCCTATTCCGCTCACGCGCGCTGGGTTCTCAAGATGCTTGGGCAGGCGGCGGCCGACCAGCCTGCGATGTCGCCGCGCCTTTGGCGCGCGGTCTACGCCAACCTGATCTACGATATGCGGAAGGCGCTCGACTGGACATTACATCGGTCGGCCGATCGGCTGCTGGGAGTCCAGTTGGTGGCTGCTGGGCTACCGCTGTGCCACGACCTCTCACTCAGCAGCGAGATACGCGCCAACTGCGAACTCGCCCTTTCGGAACTCCGGCGCATGGGCGTTCGGGAGCCCTCGCTTGAGCTGAGACTGGTGGTCGGATTGGCTTCGGTCAGTACCTATCTCGCCACCGACCCTAACCAAGCCAGCGCTCTGTTCCAGAAAGCGACCGAACTGGCGCACGCGACAGGAGATCCTCGGGCGGAGTGTCGCGCCCTCGGCGCGTTCGCGACCTATGAGCTGATGCGCGGCCGCGTGGATAATGTGGCGGGCGCCCTCATGGCCATGAGACCGGCCGCAGCGCGTGCGAACCAACCCGCCGCGCTCTGGGAGGAAGAGCAACTTCGCGCGCAGTACGAGATCCGCATCTGCGATTTCGAAGCCGCTCACGCGCGCGTCCAGCGTCTCTTCAGGGAGATGCAGGGGGAGGCTCAGCGCGCTGTCCCGAGCTTCCAGATCCATCAGAAAATGAACGTTCAGGTCCAGCTAGCGGCGCTCAACTGGCTGATCGGTCGGTCGCGTGACGCCATTGGCGTCGCGGAGATGGCGGCCGTGGACGCGCAGCAGGTCCAGCATGGCCTGACCTTGGTCCATTGCCTGGCTCAGGGCGTTGTCTGGACCCTCATACAGGCTGGCGAATACGAAGCCGTGCTGCCGCATATCGAGACGCTTCGAAGCGCCGTCTATCGCCACGGCATTGCGGCGTGGGTCCCCGTTGCGGACACCTATTCCGCGGTGATCGCCGCCTATCTCGGACAGAAGCCCGATCCGGCGCGACTCCGCAGCGCCTTCTACGGCGTGCGCGCGGGGGTGGCTCAAATCCGGCACGATGCCCGCTTCACGCTCATCGCCGATGCGATGATCGCCAATGGCCAGGCGGACGACGCCGCTGAAGTCCTTCAGCATGTATTCGACACCAGCGCCGAACCCTGGGGGAAGTGCGAACTTCTTCGCCTGAAGGCCGCTGTTGAGCAGATGAACGGCCGCGCGGGCCATGCGCGAGACTTGCTTTTCTCGGCGGTGGAGGCGGCGCGGGCCAGCGGCTCGATCGCCTGGACCCTTCGCGCCGTGAGCGACTTGACGTCGCTATCGCAAGGCATGGAGTGGGGGCGGGAAAGCCTGAGCGACTTGACTGCAATCTGCGAAAGCTTCGCGGGCGAATACGAGACGCGAGACCTGCGCAGAGCCCGAAGGTTCCTGACCGAGCTGTCCTGA
- a CDS encoding ATP-binding domain-containing protein, with protein MTLFAVEGAAGCGKTVRLMREVEAALQETPLDEGQRVLAVTFMHGARRRLQQKLSSIATLRGRLHCVTIDSFAQRLVARWRGRAHALGFPRPQAEQWDACCDLAGLLLEQADVARWVAASFPIILVDEAQDLKPQRLRMITALTPAVRLFIAADDFQCLDQTLRPNPTVAWLRSICEPVVLDRVHRTNVNSLLAAARALRAGEAPVAAGDFRIFAARGAPLAAASLANAIAWRRGGGVAVITPATAGGFANEVIQRVCAGPIGQRQNGPYRIVWERSEGDASDAILAGLHLNGATDLAETVAALRALPDAGIGRAVINRVRRQAAAGGVTQFDPADVAQLIRRQVALQRQHGHFDEPTFAAMTVQQAKNREFDGVVVLWPFQVGGDAEHKRRLLYNAITRARRWCTVILQNEALLASAPFSTPEV; from the coding sequence ATGACGCTGTTCGCTGTGGAAGGTGCAGCTGGTTGCGGCAAGACCGTACGGTTGATGAGAGAGGTCGAGGCAGCCCTCCAGGAAACGCCTTTGGACGAAGGGCAGCGGGTGCTCGCTGTCACGTTCATGCACGGGGCACGACGGCGCCTGCAGCAGAAGCTCAGTAGTATTGCCACCCTGCGCGGACGCCTTCATTGCGTGACGATCGACAGTTTTGCTCAGCGACTCGTGGCACGTTGGCGGGGTCGCGCGCACGCACTCGGGTTCCCCCGGCCGCAAGCGGAGCAGTGGGATGCGTGCTGCGATCTTGCCGGCCTCCTACTTGAGCAAGCTGACGTTGCCCGCTGGGTCGCCGCGAGTTTCCCGATTATTCTGGTCGACGAGGCGCAAGATCTGAAGCCCCAGCGGCTGCGAATGATCACGGCGCTGACGCCTGCAGTCCGGCTGTTTATCGCGGCTGACGACTTCCAATGCCTCGATCAAACCCTAAGGCCAAACCCGACGGTCGCGTGGCTACGCAGTATATGCGAGCCGGTGGTGCTCGACCGAGTGCATAGGACGAACGTCAACTCGCTGCTTGCCGCCGCTCGAGCCCTTCGAGCTGGTGAAGCGCCGGTAGCCGCAGGAGATTTTCGCATTTTCGCAGCGCGCGGTGCGCCCCTCGCTGCCGCGTCATTGGCAAACGCCATCGCTTGGCGACGTGGCGGTGGCGTGGCGGTGATTACGCCGGCGACAGCGGGTGGGTTTGCGAATGAGGTGATCCAACGGGTTTGCGCGGGCCCGATCGGACAGCGGCAAAACGGTCCCTATCGAATTGTCTGGGAACGATCCGAAGGTGACGCCTCCGACGCCATCCTGGCTGGTCTTCACCTCAACGGCGCTACCGATCTTGCGGAAACCGTCGCCGCGCTCCGCGCTCTTCCAGATGCGGGTATCGGCCGCGCGGTCATAAATCGCGTGCGGCGGCAGGCGGCAGCTGGCGGCGTAACACAGTTTGATCCGGCCGACGTCGCTCAACTCATTAGAAGGCAGGTGGCGCTCCAACGTCAGCATGGACATTTCGACGAACCGACGTTCGCGGCCATGACGGTTCAGCAAGCCAAAAACCGGGAGTTCGATGGCGTGGTGGTACTTTGGCCGTTTCAGGTCGGTGGCGACGCAGAGCACAAGCGTCGCCTACTTTACAATGCCATCACTCGCGCGCGCCGCTGGTGTACGGTGATCTTGCAGAATGAGGCGCTACTCGCTAGCGCGCCATTCAGCACGCCGGAAGTCTAG
- a CDS encoding type 1 glutamine amidotransferase domain-containing protein yields the protein MSKGKVLVVGSNATRIEIQGGGTGPTGQYLNELVVPVMALLAAGYDITFATPNGNKPFIDPVSDQAVHFDNDPVAHKRAQNFFANDPAMNSVKTLRAVLDGGLDQYAAFFTPGGQAPVVDLMQDPELGEILRHFHAHKKPTAYLCHGPMASIAAMQHAREFRAALIAGDKPKAAELAQGWPYAGYRMTVYSSSEEKPIEDNILHGKLYFHMPEALTTAGGVVDVGPDFAPHVVEDRELITGQNPRSDHPIGEALIAALSRASIDA from the coding sequence ATGTCGAAGGGCAAGGTGCTCGTCGTAGGCTCGAACGCCACGCGGATCGAAATCCAGGGAGGCGGCACTGGGCCGACCGGCCAATATCTGAACGAACTCGTCGTGCCCGTGATGGCGCTGTTGGCGGCCGGCTACGACATCACCTTCGCGACTCCCAACGGGAACAAGCCGTTCATCGATCCGGTCTCCGATCAGGCCGTCCACTTCGACAATGACCCGGTCGCGCACAAGCGGGCCCAGAACTTCTTCGCCAACGACCCGGCCATGAACAGCGTGAAGACGCTGCGCGCCGTGCTCGACGGCGGGCTCGACCAATATGCGGCCTTCTTCACCCCTGGCGGTCAGGCGCCGGTCGTGGACCTCATGCAGGATCCCGAGCTGGGCGAGATTCTGCGCCACTTCCACGCGCACAAGAAGCCCACCGCCTATCTCTGCCATGGCCCGATGGCGTCGATCGCGGCGATGCAACACGCTCGGGAGTTCCGGGCCGCCCTCATCGCCGGCGACAAGCCCAAGGCGGCGGAACTCGCCCAGGGCTGGCCGTACGCCGGCTATCGGATGACGGTCTATTCGTCGAGCGAGGAAAAGCCGATCGAGGACAACATCCTGCACGGCAAGCTCTACTTCCACATGCCCGAAGCGCTGACCACGGCGGGCGGCGTCGTGGACGTCGGGCCCGATTTCGCGCCGCACGTGGTCGAGGACCGCGAACTGATCACAGGTCAGAACCCGCGCTCCGATCACCCGATCGGCGAGGCGCTGATCGCCGCGCTCAGCCGTGCCTCGATCGATGCGTGA
- a CDS encoding putative quinol monooxygenase, with product MTGKVKTIAVLTARPGKLDMLRDLLEELIEPSRAEPGNLAYDLWVDPAEPGRFVLDELYVDFPAVEAHHATPHFQIYLARIPSLAERCVWTLDEVVVA from the coding sequence ATGACAGGCAAGGTGAAGACCATCGCGGTGCTCACCGCCCGGCCCGGCAAGCTCGATATGCTGCGGGACCTGCTGGAAGAGCTGATCGAACCGAGCCGCGCCGAGCCGGGCAACCTAGCCTACGACTTGTGGGTGGACCCGGCTGAACCCGGCCGGTTCGTGCTCGATGAGCTCTACGTAGATTTCCCCGCAGTCGAGGCGCACCACGCCACGCCTCATTTCCAGATCTACCTCGCACGAATTCCGAGCCTAGCGGAGCGCTGCGTCTGGACGCTGGATGAGGTCGTCGTCGCCTGA
- a CDS encoding MarR family transcriptional regulator: MVENVKSISNPLTIIAIFAALAEVAGAVTLPLVAQPIQATYIWFVMGFPVVLVLAFFITLNFNSTVLYAPSDYRNEDNFLNVARRGRDFERSLDQLNEQLEKTKNALFDEIKQEADNAGGAERARLSQVASEQIKLIQGYVDSARVIGEDFAATAEQPLPQSALQADILKYLARSRNPEPVEAIAGALRMSVAATDRALAKLTKRGLIEIAPGDPNVYFRRAA, from the coding sequence ATGGTTGAGAATGTAAAATCCATCAGCAATCCGCTGACGATCATCGCAATTTTCGCCGCCCTTGCAGAGGTGGCAGGCGCAGTTACGCTGCCGCTCGTAGCGCAGCCGATCCAGGCTACCTACATCTGGTTTGTGATGGGATTTCCGGTTGTCTTAGTTTTGGCGTTCTTCATAACGCTGAACTTCAATTCAACTGTATTGTATGCTCCAAGCGATTACAGAAATGAAGATAACTTTCTAAATGTCGCGCGACGCGGGCGCGACTTCGAGCGCAGTCTTGATCAGCTGAACGAGCAACTGGAGAAGACGAAAAACGCGCTGTTTGATGAGATCAAGCAGGAAGCAGACAATGCAGGAGGTGCAGAGCGTGCAAGACTTAGCCAAGTCGCCAGTGAGCAGATAAAGCTTATACAAGGTTATGTTGATAGTGCGAGAGTGATCGGTGAGGATTTCGCCGCCACGGCGGAACAGCCGCTTCCTCAATCCGCCCTACAAGCCGACATACTCAAATATCTCGCTCGGTCTCGAAACCCCGAACCCGTGGAGGCGATTGCGGGCGCTCTTAGAATGAGTGTTGCAGCAACAGATCGAGCTTTAGCCAAGCTAACTAAGCGCGGGCTAATTGAAATCGCGCCGGGAGATCCTAACGTCTACTTCCGTCGAGCTGCCTAG
- a CDS encoding MBL fold metallo-hydrolase, translated as MVDISHTPKSLTRRQAVTVGAGALLPLALLAASGSAGAAAQRETRSASLTQVRNATLRIDYGGARFLVDPVLADKDAYPGFEGTANSQRRNPLVPLPMPLASIVEVDAVIVTHLHPDHWDEAAKAKLRKSLPIFAQNADDAAQLRSAGFSDVRLLTENTGFQGVRLSRTGGQHGSDATVKALPQILGPVSGFVMSHPAHKTLYVAGDTIWNVEVERAIAHHSPDVIVLNAGMATVIGLDPIIMGPADVLAVHRAAPNAVLIASHMEAFNHCILSRADLRAFSKRDGYEQRLLIPADGETLAI; from the coding sequence ATGGTCGATATTTCACACACGCCGAAGTCATTGACACGCCGCCAGGCGGTGACCGTGGGCGCAGGCGCGCTGCTTCCGTTGGCGCTGCTCGCCGCAAGCGGCTCGGCCGGCGCCGCCGCCCAGCGTGAGACGCGAAGCGCCAGCCTAACCCAGGTGCGTAATGCGACCCTGCGCATCGACTATGGCGGCGCCCGCTTCCTCGTGGACCCGGTGCTGGCCGACAAGGACGCCTATCCTGGCTTCGAAGGCACGGCCAACAGCCAGCGGCGCAACCCCCTGGTGCCACTGCCCATGCCGCTCGCCTCGATCGTCGAGGTCGACGCCGTCATCGTGACGCACCTGCACCCCGACCACTGGGATGAGGCCGCGAAAGCCAAGCTGCGCAAGTCACTGCCGATCTTCGCCCAAAATGCCGACGACGCCGCCCAGCTGCGGTCGGCCGGTTTCTCTGACGTGCGATTGCTGACCGAAAACACCGGGTTTCAAGGCGTTCGTTTAAGCCGCACCGGCGGGCAGCATGGTTCCGACGCGACGGTGAAGGCGCTGCCGCAGATCCTCGGTCCGGTCAGCGGCTTCGTCATGAGCCACCCCGCCCACAAGACTCTTTATGTCGCCGGCGATACGATCTGGAACGTCGAGGTGGAGCGCGCCATCGCCCACCACTCACCGGACGTGATCGTCCTCAACGCCGGAATGGCGACGGTGATCGGACTTGATCCGATCATCATGGGCCCCGCCGACGTCCTCGCCGTCCACCGCGCCGCGCCAAACGCGGTGCTAATCGCCAGCCATATGGAAGCGTTCAATCACTGCATCCTTAGCCGGGCCGATCTACGCGCCTTTTCGAAACGGGATGGGTACGAACAGCGCCTGCTCATCCCAGCCGATGGCGAAACGCTGGCGATCTGA
- a CDS encoding ATP-dependent nuclease: MHVVDLRIENFRGIRSGRVRFGQHTVLVGPNNSGKTTIIEALALLFGRDRMVRMLTEHDFYGGDPQPADRIRLVATVAGFDDDNFANHPDWFRDDRAIPKWWSPDTGQVTAVRPAGDVKLACQIGFQARFDRAELEVETLRYFHDDDAVGDLFVDESPPLVPSRLIRDVGYFLVPASRTWDRVVSFGSELFRRVIASADGQPSESVLAERDRLRRPNQPLESDPHLQPIIARLNAELSGFFRTSPALQLRLTATDSEGLLDAVMPHYATGEGIGVPARRHGSGLLSLQHLLLLLQFGRQRAAAGEGFWMALEEPELHVPPPLQRRLVHRIQALSSQTFVSTHSPMVAAIAHPASVILLRNEGGVLSANPLLPSRLPAAAPNAVRKLFQLNRVDTISALMHDAVLIPEGRLDFEWLRLLVQAVDLGQGWAADESRFSARIGLIPTHDASVVATITALARLHPRLCAVVDGDVAGQGYIDALCQLERGPQIIVQWPDGWAIEDVVGWVLQADAARSMDALNAILPARQADILALTRNLKSEVREAGGLKGDIAVYEAVADTVSVVELCRRRAQELLNGLSDALLGLPSARFTSEPEADVRVKHFRP; this comes from the coding sequence ATGCACGTAGTCGATCTGCGCATCGAAAACTTCCGAGGCATTCGAAGTGGACGCGTCCGATTCGGGCAACACACCGTCCTTGTCGGCCCCAACAACAGCGGCAAGACGACCATCATTGAGGCTCTTGCCTTGTTGTTCGGCCGCGATCGGATGGTCCGAATGCTTACGGAGCACGACTTCTATGGTGGCGACCCTCAACCAGCCGACCGAATCCGCCTTGTCGCGACCGTGGCGGGTTTCGACGATGACAACTTCGCCAATCATCCAGACTGGTTCAGAGATGATCGCGCGATCCCCAAGTGGTGGTCTCCGGACACGGGCCAGGTGACAGCGGTCCGGCCGGCTGGTGACGTGAAGCTTGCCTGCCAAATCGGGTTTCAAGCGCGCTTCGATCGGGCGGAATTAGAAGTCGAAACGCTCCGCTACTTCCACGACGACGACGCCGTCGGCGACCTTTTTGTCGATGAGTCCCCGCCCCTTGTTCCATCACGTCTCATTCGAGACGTCGGTTACTTCCTTGTCCCAGCAAGCCGAACTTGGGATCGCGTCGTCTCCTTTGGGTCAGAATTGTTCCGGCGGGTCATCGCTTCGGCGGATGGCCAGCCTTCGGAGTCAGTGCTCGCTGAACGCGACCGTCTTCGGCGGCCGAACCAGCCTCTGGAAAGTGATCCTCATCTCCAGCCGATCATTGCACGCCTCAACGCAGAATTATCCGGCTTCTTCCGCACCAGTCCCGCCTTGCAGCTTCGTCTAACCGCAACCGACAGTGAGGGACTGCTCGATGCCGTCATGCCCCACTATGCAACAGGTGAAGGTATCGGCGTTCCAGCCCGACGGCACGGGAGCGGGCTGCTTTCGCTCCAGCACCTTCTACTGCTGCTGCAGTTCGGGCGGCAGCGCGCCGCCGCTGGTGAAGGATTTTGGATGGCGCTCGAAGAGCCGGAATTGCACGTCCCGCCGCCGTTGCAGCGCCGGTTGGTCCATCGAATCCAAGCGCTCTCGTCGCAGACTTTCGTATCCACTCACTCGCCGATGGTGGCAGCGATCGCTCATCCGGCGTCAGTCATTCTGTTGCGCAATGAAGGCGGCGTGCTGAGTGCAAACCCGCTTCTTCCTAGTCGGCTCCCAGCAGCGGCGCCAAACGCTGTGCGAAAGCTATTCCAGCTCAACCGCGTCGACACGATCTCCGCCCTAATGCACGACGCGGTTCTGATCCCTGAGGGCCGCTTGGATTTTGAATGGCTTCGCTTGCTCGTTCAGGCGGTCGACCTTGGGCAGGGCTGGGCCGCCGATGAAAGTCGGTTCAGCGCCCGCATAGGCCTCATCCCGACGCACGACGCTTCTGTCGTCGCAACAATCACCGCGCTGGCGCGACTGCACCCGCGCCTCTGCGCGGTGGTCGATGGCGACGTCGCTGGGCAAGGATATATCGATGCGCTCTGCCAGCTAGAAAGAGGACCACAGATCATAGTCCAGTGGCCCGACGGGTGGGCGATTGAGGATGTGGTCGGGTGGGTTCTTCAGGCAGACGCCGCACGGTCTATGGATGCTCTAAATGCCATCTTGCCGGCGAGACAAGCAGATATCCTCGCGCTGACGAGGAACCTGAAGTCCGAGGTTCGCGAAGCCGGCGGACTTAAAGGCGATATCGCGGTCTATGAGGCCGTGGCCGACACCGTGAGCGTTGTCGAACTCTGTCGGCGGCGGGCTCAAGAGCTCCTAAACGGGCTCAGTGACGCGCTCCTTGGATTGCCATCGGCGCGCTTCACATCCGAGCCGGAGGCCGATGTGCGGGTGAAGCACTTCCGCCCATGA
- a CDS encoding alpha/beta hydrolase, which produces MAIAAVSASEAQAKPPTQPVSIVLVHGAFVDASGWKAVYDILTQDGYEVLVVQNPTITLDGDVAATRRIIATATKPVLLVGHSYGGAVITEAGADPKVGGLVYIAALAPDVGESVFELATRPAPEGGPPLLPPSDGFIIVDPVKFPSAFAPDADPSLARFMAAAQIPWGLAAVQTKLTTAAWKDKPVSWMLTTEDHMVPPSIQRFMAARTKANIVEIKSSHAVMLSHPREVAAFVEKAAAGVK; this is translated from the coding sequence ATGGCCATTGCCGCCGTTTCCGCGTCCGAGGCGCAGGCGAAGCCGCCGACCCAACCCGTCTCGATCGTACTGGTGCATGGCGCCTTCGTGGACGCCTCGGGCTGGAAGGCTGTCTATGACATCCTGACCCAGGACGGCTACGAGGTGCTGGTCGTCCAGAATCCGACGATCACGCTGGACGGCGACGTCGCGGCGACCCGCAGGATCATCGCGACGGCGACGAAGCCGGTCCTGCTCGTCGGCCATTCCTACGGTGGGGCGGTGATCACCGAGGCCGGGGCGGATCCGAAGGTCGGGGGCCTTGTCTATATCGCCGCCCTCGCCCCCGACGTCGGCGAGTCAGTGTTCGAACTCGCGACGCGGCCCGCGCCGGAAGGCGGCCCGCCACTGCTTCCACCGAGCGACGGCTTCATCATCGTCGATCCGGTGAAGTTCCCGAGCGCCTTCGCGCCCGACGCCGATCCCAGCCTCGCGCGCTTCATGGCCGCCGCACAGATTCCGTGGGGACTGGCCGCCGTCCAGACCAAACTCACGACGGCCGCCTGGAAGGACAAGCCGGTCAGTTGGATGCTGACGACCGAAGACCACATGGTTCCGCCTTCCATCCAGCGCTTCATGGCTGCGCGGACCAAGGCGAACATCGTCGAGATCAAGAGCAGCCACGCCGTCATGCTTTCGCATCCCCGCGAGGTCGCCGCCTTCGTCGAGAAGGCGGCGGCAGGGGTCAAATAG